CCACCGAAGGCGTGGAGGGACTCAGTGGCGGGCAGAAGGTAGCCCTCCTCAGCCAATGCGCCAGACAGGCACTGAACTTGAGTGCCGATAAGGCCGGCGTCATACTTGGCAAGCTTGCCAAGGACAAGGATGATGTCCCCCTGCCATCCGGCGGTTACTACTGGTCCGTTTCCCACAAACCGAAATACGTGGCCGCAGTCATCAGCAATAGCCGGATCGGGATCGACATTGAGGAGATAAAGCCCCGCAGCGGTTCCATCTTCAACTATGTGGCCAGTGAGGAGGAATGGAGACTTTGCGGCGGCAAATCGTGGGAGGCACTGTACCGCTGCTGGACCGCCAAGGAAGCGGTGGTCAAGGCTGCCGGCACCGGCCTCGCCGGAATGAGGTCATGCCAGGTATGCTCGGTGCCGGACGAGACCCACATTTCTCTGTACTACCAGGACTGTCTTCATGAGGTAGAGCAGTTGCACTACAACGGCCATATCGTTTCAGTGCTCAAAGACAACAATGAAGTTGATTGGATAACCCGGGAAGTCCTCAAGGCACCGCTATCCTAGCTTAGTTGCAGGAATAGCCGTCATTTGCTTCGTGGGGGGAGACCCTTCGCCTTCGCTCAGGGTGACATACCACACAAAAGCGTCAGGGTGACATACCGCATGAATATCATTCTGGGCATGTCGCCCACTGCGTCGGGTCGTCCTTCCGCAGAAGGACGACAGCCACCACTCTTAGGTGTCATTCTGATATGGGCCACTGCGTCATTGCGAGCGAAGCGAAGCAATCTCTGCCACGAGCCATCAGCCATCAGCTATGAGCTACGATCGTGTCATTCTGAGCGCAGCGAAGAATCTCGATTGTTATGTTGACTTGCGACACCAGCCTGTAGGGACTGTCCGCGGTGGGGAACCAGGGGCAACGGACAGAGTCCCTACTTTGGGGAAGTGGCCGAGAAAGTGGATAGGCATGCTACGAAAGGCGTGGGCCATCTCTCTGATTCGTGAGCTGCCCTCTATGCCACGAGCTATCAGCTACGGACGTGTCATTCTGAGCGCAGCGAAGAATCTCGATTGTTATGATGGCTTGTGCCACCAGGTACTAGCTGAGAAGAGCCGCCGCCGCTGATTCTGTCACGACCCCTTCGAGCCAACCTGGTAGTTCATCACCTCTTCGACATAGAGATTCAGAAATTCCTGCACCTTTTCTCTGGAGAACATGGATGGCCTGTAGGTCAAAGAGATATTCAGAGCCCTGTTGTAGGTGTTCACACCAAAGGCCAGTGTCCACGGGGTCACCACTGGCGGTGCGCCAGTCAAATTGACTATCCTGGCCTTGCCTATGTGGGTAACCGCCGGTTCCTCGGAGCCCATCTTGGGCCAGATGATGCCCATATTGGTGTAGAAGATGGAATCAACATATGTCCGGGAGTAAACCAGGAGCCTGACTATCTGCCGGTGAATCACCGGTGGCAGACTCATGACGACGTAGAAGAAGTAAATCAGCGAGAAGGCCACCCTGTTCATGGTCGCAGAGATGGTATGTGATCTCAACTTCTTCAGCAGCCTGGCCTGATCCGCCCTGTCTGCAGGCCAGGTGGTCGGGGAGACCCAGGACATCTGGTTTGAAACGACATGGCGAAACTGCTTGGGGCTGATATTCACAATGCCCATGACCCGCACCTTGTTGCTGGCCTTTCCATGCATCCGATTCCACTTATCCACTATTCGATAACACGACGCCAGAAGTATGTCATTCACCTCGACGCC
This genomic stretch from Chloroflexota bacterium harbors:
- a CDS encoding 4'-phosphopantetheinyl transferase superfamily protein, whose translation is MTLFPVVLPTTEGVEGLSGGQKVALLSQCARQALNLSADKAGVILGKLAKDKDDVPLPSGGYYWSVSHKPKYVAAVISNSRIGIDIEEIKPRSGSIFNYVASEEEWRLCGGKSWEALYRCWTAKEAVVKAAGTGLAGMRSCQVCSVPDETHISLYYQDCLHEVEQLHYNGHIVSVLKDNNEVDWITREVLKAPLS